Proteins from a genomic interval of Acomys russatus chromosome 19, mAcoRus1.1, whole genome shotgun sequence:
- the Dnaaf3 gene encoding dynein axonemal assembly factor 3 has protein sequence MTTPAGYGAGFGTVSWWGLSPALDLQAESPPVDPESQAATEDKIPELDALLLGSVDGRHMLRTLARAALWPPRRFNFYALENNLEAVARHMLIFSLALEEPEKMGLQERSETFLELWGNALLRPSVAAFVRAQASCLAHLVPEPDRLEEQLPWLSLRPLKFRERDALEAVFRFWSGGEKGPEVFPMSCLWDSRLRHYLGTRYDSRRGVADWDLSMKLHDRGARVIHIQEFRRWRDTGVAFELRDSSAYQVPNRTLASGRLLSHRGERVAVRGYWGDIATGPFVAFGIEADDQSLLRTSNGQPVKTASEITQHNVAELFREVAARRGPRAVQGNLQEPKSPDVPTQEHFTIHFLPLDSSQTLHHKTCYQGRFQLLYVSCGMVHLLSPELGACVAPGGNLVVELARYLVDLRPKDLKAFSDRVEEIARAAGFAPHAGTMPSETFARFYKLGDSTRGGGDSAVKSVPEPSEVLADQAPCLEAVSPPQADQAPPLEEMSPPQADQAPPLEAVSPPQADQALPLEEMSPPQADQAPPLEAVSPPQADQALPLEAVSLPQADPAPTPEVISPLQEALAMSMVNVPPKL, from the exons ATGACCACACCTGCGGGTTATGGCGCCGGCTTTGGCACTGTGTCCTGGTGGGGTCTGTCCCCAGCGCTGGACCTACAGGCTGAAA GTCCTCCTGTGGACCCGGAGTCACAGGCCGCTACAGAGGACAAGATCCCCGAGCTGGATGCCCTGCTATTAGGCTCTGTAGATGGCAGACACATGCTGCGGACACTGGCCAGGGCAGCGCTCTGGCCTCCCAGGAGATTCAAT TTTTACGCGCTGGAGAATAATCTGGAAGCTGTGGCGAGACACATGCTGATCTTCAGTCTAGCCCTAGAAGAACCGGAGAAGATGGGGCTCCAAG AGCGGAGTGAGACCTTCCTGGAGCTGTGGGGGAATGCGCTGCTGCGACCCTCAGTAGCTGCCTTCGTGCGCGCCCAGGCCAGCTGCCTGGCCCACCTGGTCCCGGAGCCGGATCGCCTGGAGGAGCAACTACCCTGGCTCAGCCTCCGGCCGCTCAAG TTCCGCGAGCGGGATGCCCTGGAGGCCGTGTTCCGCTTCTGGTCAGGTGGGGAGAAGGGACCAGAGGTTTTTCCCATGAGTTGCCTTTGGGACTCGAGGCTGCGCCACTACCTGGGTACCCGCTACGACTCCCGGCGTGGTGTTGCTGACTGGGACCTCAGCATGAAGCTGCACGATCGAGGG GCCCGAGTCATCCACATCCAGGAATTCCGACGCTGGCGGGACACAGGTGTcgcctttgaactcagagactcgAGTGCTTACCAGGTGCCCAACAGGACCCTGGCGTCGGGTCGCCTCCTGAGCCAT CGTGGGGAACGCGTGGCAGTGCGAGGATACTGGGGGGACATCGCCACGGGGCCCTTTGTGGCTTTTGGCATTGAGGCGGATGACCAGAGCCTCTTGCGGACCAGCAACGGACAACCGGTCAAG ACGGCGAGCGAGATCACACAGCATAACGTTGCAGAGCTGTTCAGAGAAGTGGCCGCCAGGAGGGGCCCGAGAGCAGTCCAGGGGAACCTGCAGGAGCCCAAGTCGCCAGATG TGCCTACTCAGGAACACTTCACTATCCACTTTCTGCCTCTCGATTCTTCCCAGACTCTCCACCACAAGACCTGCTACCAGGGCCGGTTCCAGCTCCTCTATGTCTCCTGTGG GATGGTCCATCTTCTCAGCCCTGAGCTCGGAGCTTGCGTGGCCCCCGGAGGGAACCTGGTTGTGGAATTAGCTCG GTACTTGGTGGACCTGCGGCCCAAGGACTTGAAGGCATTCTCAGACCGTGTTGAGGAGATAGCACGGGCAGCTGGGTTTGCCCCTCATGCTGGAACCATGCCCTCGGAGACCTTTGCACGTTTCTACAAGTTAGGGGATTCTACTAGGGGAGGTGGAGACTCAGCTGTGAAATCTGTGCCTGAGCCCTCAGAAGTCCTG GCTGATCAGGCCCCTTGTCTAGAAGCAGTGAGCCCACCTCAGGCTGACCAGGCCCCTCCTCTAGAAGAGATGAGCCCACCTCAGGCTGACCAGGCCCCTCCTCTAGAAGCGGTGAGCCCACCTCAGGCTGACCAGGCCCTTCCTCTAGAAGAGATGAGCCCACCTCAGGCTGACCAGGCCCCTCCTCTAGAAGCGGTGAGCCCACCTCAGGCTGACCAGGCCCTTCCTCTAGAAGCTGTGAGCCTACCTCAG GCTGACCCGGCCCCAACTCCGGAAGTAATAAGCCCACTCCAGGAAGCTCTGGCAATGTCCATGGTGAATGTACCTCCAAAACTATAG